From a region of the uncultured Draconibacterium sp. genome:
- a CDS encoding TolC family protein: MKTIILFISILLVGFSASALSLAPNWEGQNSGEVLPSRGVRGVNDGAKQDAEELSLEDYFQIAAENNPGLQAKYKDFEAALQKVPQVSSLPDPTFSFGYFISPVETRVGPQRAKFSLSQMFPWFGTLAAKADAASLMAEAKYQAFLDARNRLYYNIYEAYYPLIELKRLKAIEQQNIEILQSYKTIANSKFKNGVSPMTDVLRVDIMLKDAQTNLGILHKKEKPLLTIFNNLLNRDELEPVVLQDTLSMEVLPENFRRDSMLTNNPMLNAIDLKQQASEKSELAAQRQGLPSFGVGLDYALVGKRTDMDVADNGKNAFMPMVSVSIPIFRKKYRAAEKEAQLMQEQYSFQKEETINSLTSGYESIWFQIQQQKDLIDLYDEQILESNQTLNLLYSAYGNSGKDFEEVLRMQQQLLKYEKMKAMAETQYQTALAKLNYITAKTY; the protein is encoded by the coding sequence ATGAAGACAATAATATTATTCATATCAATACTTCTGGTGGGATTTTCCGCATCCGCGCTATCCCTCGCCCCTAACTGGGAAGGCCAAAACTCAGGAGAAGTTCTCCCCTCGAGGGGAGTCAGAGGGGTGAATGATGGAGCAAAACAAGATGCAGAAGAATTATCGCTGGAAGATTATTTCCAGATCGCTGCAGAGAATAATCCGGGGCTGCAGGCCAAATACAAAGATTTTGAGGCTGCCCTGCAAAAGGTACCGCAGGTAAGTTCATTGCCCGATCCTACTTTTTCTTTTGGTTATTTTATTTCGCCGGTGGAAACGCGTGTAGGACCACAGCGAGCAAAATTCTCGCTTAGCCAGATGTTTCCGTGGTTTGGAACACTGGCAGCCAAAGCCGATGCTGCATCGCTGATGGCTGAAGCCAAATACCAGGCTTTTCTCGACGCGCGTAACCGACTGTATTACAACATTTATGAAGCGTATTATCCGTTGATCGAGTTGAAGCGGTTAAAAGCAATTGAACAGCAAAATATCGAAATCCTGCAATCGTATAAAACCATTGCCAACTCTAAATTTAAAAACGGTGTTTCACCAATGACCGATGTATTGCGGGTAGATATTATGCTGAAAGATGCTCAAACCAATCTCGGGATTCTGCATAAAAAAGAAAAACCGTTGTTGACCATATTTAATAATTTGCTGAACAGAGACGAGCTCGAACCAGTAGTTCTACAGGATACACTGAGCATGGAAGTGTTACCTGAGAATTTCAGAAGAGATTCGATGTTAACCAATAATCCAATGCTTAATGCAATTGATCTGAAACAGCAAGCCAGCGAAAAAAGTGAGTTGGCTGCACAACGACAAGGACTACCGTCATTCGGAGTTGGACTGGATTATGCATTGGTTGGAAAACGTACCGATATGGATGTAGCTGATAACGGCAAAAATGCTTTTATGCCAATGGTTTCAGTTAGTATTCCGATTTTCAGAAAGAAGTACCGGGCAGCTGAAAAAGAGGCGCAACTGATGCAGGAGCAGTATTCGTTTCAAAAAGAAGAAACAATCAATTCACTGACTTCCGGCTACGAATCCATTTGGTTTCAAATTCAACAGCAAAAAGATTTAATCGATTTGTATGACGAGCAAATTCTTGAATCCAATCAAACGCTGAACCTATTGTATAGTGCCTATGGAAATTCGGGAAAAGACTTTGAAGAAGTATTGCGCATGCAGCAACAACTGCTTAAATACGAAAAAATGAAAGCTATGGCCGAAACGCAATATCAAACTGCTTTGGCAAAACTAAATTACATCACCGCAAAAACATATTAA
- a CDS encoding efflux RND transporter periplasmic adaptor subunit, protein MDTNRKTIIIVLVTLAIGLLLGWLIFGGSESTATEEHQHEHSAEEVAGETTWTCSMHPQIRQPEPGDCPICGMDLIPLEEEQNSEIDPDAVSMSATAMQLANIQTAVVGSSELLKVVRLNGKVQEDERLIFSQSSHIPGRIEDLKVNFTGDYVKKGQVIASVYSPDLVTAQEELFEAQKIKDSQPQLFEAAKEKLKNWKLTDDQINQILASGKTLETFDVLAEVSGYVTQKKVNTGDYVRRGEAIYEVADFSRVWVLFDVYESDLPWIKNGDKVTYTIESLPGQSFEGTIDYIDPVINPKTRVAKARVVQSNKGLKLKPEMFVSGKVEAKLPQTDAVVVPKTAVMWTGKRSVVYVKSATGQGVYFNMREVDLGPALGESYVIEDGLQKGEEIAVNGTFSIDAAAQLAGKPSMMSPEGGAAPTGHNHDGMNMENDEQSAPVEALEVDPEFVKQLTTFYKAYLNMNEAFIESDAAKVSAEAKYTSKALAAIKMELLKGDTHMAWMDQLNILKPSLQKIGNSTIIDEQRLEYATFNLAFYKSLKMFGLDNETTYYQYCPMANSDQGAYWFSAEKEIRNPYFGDMMLSCGETRETIK, encoded by the coding sequence ATGGATACAAATAGAAAAACAATCATTATAGTTCTGGTCACACTGGCAATTGGTTTATTGCTGGGATGGCTGATATTTGGTGGATCAGAAAGCACAGCAACCGAAGAACATCAGCATGAACACAGTGCAGAAGAAGTAGCCGGGGAAACAACCTGGACCTGCTCGATGCACCCGCAAATTCGTCAGCCAGAACCCGGAGACTGCCCCATTTGCGGAATGGATTTAATTCCGTTGGAAGAAGAGCAAAATAGTGAAATCGATCCGGATGCGGTGAGTATGTCAGCTACTGCTATGCAACTGGCCAATATTCAAACGGCGGTTGTTGGCTCATCAGAACTGCTTAAAGTTGTACGACTCAACGGGAAAGTTCAGGAAGATGAGCGTCTGATTTTTTCGCAATCGTCGCATATTCCCGGCCGAATTGAAGATTTAAAGGTGAATTTTACGGGCGACTATGTAAAAAAGGGACAGGTAATCGCTTCTGTTTATTCGCCCGATTTAGTAACGGCACAGGAAGAGTTATTTGAAGCACAAAAAATTAAAGATTCGCAACCGCAACTTTTTGAGGCTGCCAAAGAAAAACTAAAAAACTGGAAGCTGACCGACGATCAGATCAATCAGATTCTGGCTTCAGGAAAAACACTGGAAACATTCGATGTGTTGGCAGAAGTTTCGGGTTATGTCACCCAGAAAAAAGTGAATACCGGCGATTATGTACGCCGCGGAGAAGCTATTTACGAAGTAGCCGATTTTTCACGCGTTTGGGTACTGTTCGATGTGTATGAATCGGATCTTCCGTGGATTAAAAATGGCGACAAAGTGACTTATACGATTGAGTCGCTTCCGGGCCAGTCGTTCGAGGGAACCATCGATTACATCGATCCGGTTATCAATCCGAAAACAAGAGTTGCCAAAGCACGCGTTGTTCAATCCAACAAGGGCTTAAAACTGAAGCCTGAAATGTTTGTATCCGGAAAGGTGGAGGCCAAACTGCCGCAAACCGATGCCGTAGTGGTTCCGAAAACAGCTGTTATGTGGACAGGAAAACGCTCGGTGGTATATGTAAAATCGGCAACCGGTCAGGGCGTATATTTTAACATGCGCGAGGTGGATCTTGGCCCTGCCCTTGGCGAAAGTTATGTAATTGAAGACGGTCTTCAAAAAGGAGAAGAAATTGCTGTTAACGGCACATTTAGTATTGATGCAGCAGCACAGCTGGCCGGGAAACCAAGCATGATGAGCCCCGAAGGAGGCGCTGCCCCAACCGGCCACAATCACGATGGAATGAACATGGAGAATGATGAGCAAAGTGCTCCTGTTGAAGCTCTAGAAGTTGATCCGGAATTCGTAAAGCAACTCACCACATTTTATAAAGCTTATTTAAATATGAATGAGGCTTTTATAGAATCGGATGCAGCCAAAGTAAGTGCAGAAGCAAAGTACACCTCAAAAGCTCTTGCTGCCATAAAAATGGAATTATTGAAAGGCGACACGCATATGGCGTGGATGGATCAGCTAAATATTCTTAAACCATCGTTACAAAAAATTGGTAACAGTACAATCATCGACGAGCAAAGATTAGAATACGCCACATTTAACCTCGCATTCTACAAGAGCCTGAAAATGTTCGGGCTTGATAACGAAACTACCTACTACCAATATTGCCCGATGGCGAACAGCGACCAGGGTGCCTATTGGTTTAGCGCTGAAAAAGAGATCCGGAATCCTTATTTCGGAGATATGATGCTGAGTTGCGGGGAAACCCGGGAAACCATAAAATAG
- a CDS encoding cation transporter: protein MKTKVLSLVALFVMGAFTVFAGNKTEKIKVYGNCGMCENRIEKAVKAVDGVSKADWDKETKMLEVTFDDTKTNIHKVHMAVAAVGHDTDMHKAKDEVYDKLPSCCKYDRTAEAKTEEGHEGHMH from the coding sequence ATGAAAACAAAAGTTTTAAGTTTAGTAGCCCTTTTTGTAATGGGAGCATTTACCGTTTTTGCAGGAAATAAGACGGAGAAAATTAAAGTTTACGGAAACTGCGGAATGTGCGAAAACCGCATCGAAAAAGCTGTTAAAGCGGTTGATGGCGTTTCAAAAGCAGACTGGGATAAGGAAACCAAAATGCTGGAAGTTACTTTCGATGATACAAAAACCAACATCCACAAAGTACACATGGCCGTTGCAGCTGTTGGCCACGATACCGATATGCACAAAGCAAAAGACGAAGTTTACGATAAACTTCCGAGCTGCTGTAAATACGACCGTACGGCAGAAGCCAAAACCGAAGAAGGACACGAGGGACATATGCATTAA
- a CDS encoding DUF302 domain-containing protein: protein MKYYIETSIETDFDSAVEKVKEELKKEGFGVLTEIDIHNTLKAKLDVDFRPYKILGACNPPNAFEALKAEEHIGLMLPCNVVVQESSEPGKIKVSAIDPVASMMAVDNSAIKPIAHLIKDKLARAIEQL, encoded by the coding sequence ATGAAGTATTATATTGAAACAAGCATTGAAACTGACTTTGATTCAGCAGTAGAAAAAGTAAAAGAAGAACTTAAAAAGGAAGGATTTGGAGTGTTAACGGAGATTGATATTCACAACACCCTAAAAGCGAAACTGGATGTGGATTTCAGACCATACAAAATTCTTGGTGCCTGTAATCCGCCAAACGCATTTGAAGCACTGAAAGCAGAAGAACATATCGGGTTAATGCTGCCTTGTAACGTAGTTGTTCAGGAGTCATCGGAACCGGGCAAAATTAAAGTTTCGGCAATCGATCCGGTTGCATCAATGATGGCTGTTGACAATTCCGCTATCAAACCAATCGCTCACCTTATTAAAGATAAGCTGGCACGTGCAATCGAACAGCTGTAA